A genomic window from Flavobacterium johnsoniae includes:
- a CDS encoding response regulator transcription factor — protein MHILIVEDELGIVQFLKQGLQEEGYQVTTANDGSKGFELVQEQKFDLILLDWMLPKINGLDLCKAIRIKDQTTPIIFLTAKDTVQETIEGLKAGANDYIKKPFSFEELVERIKVHFRNKIKTEILTLGTIKIDLSKHIVLKDEEEISLTQREFELLTYLIQNKGKVCTRNQILRDVWEINFEYDTGVIDVFMNAIRKKLNLKIEEDYIKTIRGIGYIAND, from the coding sequence ATGCATATTTTAATAGTTGAAGACGAATTAGGAATTGTTCAGTTTTTAAAGCAAGGTCTGCAAGAAGAAGGTTATCAAGTTACGACCGCAAATGATGGTTCTAAAGGTTTTGAACTGGTTCAAGAACAGAAATTTGATTTGATTCTTTTAGATTGGATGCTTCCAAAAATAAATGGATTGGATTTGTGTAAAGCCATTCGAATTAAAGATCAAACTACGCCGATTATTTTTTTGACAGCAAAAGATACCGTTCAGGAAACAATTGAAGGCTTGAAAGCTGGCGCAAACGACTATATCAAAAAGCCTTTTAGTTTTGAAGAACTTGTAGAACGCATAAAAGTTCATTTTAGAAATAAAATCAAAACTGAAATTCTAACGTTGGGAACAATTAAGATTGATTTGTCTAAACATATTGTTTTAAAAGACGAAGAAGAAATTTCGTTGACCCAAAGAGAATTTGAATTGTTAACTTATTTGATTCAAAATAAAGGAAAAGTATGCACTAGAAATCAGATTTTGAGAGATGTTTGGGAAATTAATTTCGAATACGATACCGGCGTAATTGATGTTTTTATGAATGCTATTCGTAAAAAACTGAATCTTAAAATTGAAGAAGATTATATTAAAACTATCCGCGGCATTGGTTATATCGCCAATGATTAA
- the efp gene encoding elongation factor P, which yields MASTSDIRNGLCIKFNHDIYKIIEFLHVKPGKGPAFVRTKLKSLTSGKVLDNTFSAGHKIDVIRVETHTFQYLYPEGDEFHFMNAETFEQISLNKNILDAPDLLKEGTNVMVQINTETDLPLSVDMPASVILEVTYAEPGVKGNTATNATKNATVETGANINVPLFINEGDKIKIDTASGSYMERVKE from the coding sequence ATGGCATCTACATCAGATATTAGAAACGGATTGTGTATTAAATTTAATCACGATATCTATAAAATTATCGAATTTCTTCACGTAAAACCTGGAAAAGGTCCAGCTTTCGTAAGAACAAAATTGAAAAGTTTAACTTCAGGAAAAGTATTAGATAATACATTTTCTGCAGGTCATAAAATTGACGTTATTCGTGTTGAAACACATACATTTCAGTACTTATATCCAGAAGGTGATGAATTTCACTTTATGAATGCTGAAACGTTTGAACAAATTTCTTTAAACAAAAACATTTTGGATGCTCCAGATTTGTTAAAAGAGGGAACAAACGTAATGGTTCAAATTAACACAGAAACAGATTTGCCATTATCAGTAGATATGCCTGCATCTGTAATTCTAGAAGTTACTTATGCTGAGCCAGGTGTAAAAGGAAATACAGCAACTAACGCTACTAAAAATGCAACTGTAGAAACTGGTGCAAATATCAATGTTCCTTTATTTATCAATGAAGGAGATAAAATTAAAATTGATACAGCTTCAGGTTCTTACATGGAGCGTGTAAAAGAGTAG
- the lpxA gene encoding acyl-ACP--UDP-N-acetylglucosamine O-acyltransferase, with the protein MNQPLAYVHPGAKIAKNVVIEPFTTIHNNVIIGDGTWIGSNVTIMEGARIGKNCNIFPGAVISAVPQDLKFGGEDSLAIIGDNCTIRECVTINRGTIASGQTVIGNNCLVMAYAHIAHDCEIGNNAIIVNGVALAGHVVVGNHAVIGGLAAIHQFIHIGDHAMISGGSLVRKDVPPYTKAAKEPLSYVGINSVGLRRRGFTTEKIREIQEIYRILYQKNYNTTQALSIIEAEMEATPERDEILDFIRNSSRGIMKGYSGNY; encoded by the coding sequence ATGAATCAACCATTAGCATATGTTCATCCAGGCGCGAAAATCGCTAAAAACGTTGTAATAGAGCCATTTACAACAATTCACAATAATGTTATTATTGGTGATGGTACTTGGATTGGTTCAAACGTGACCATTATGGAAGGAGCTCGAATTGGTAAAAATTGTAATATTTTTCCAGGAGCTGTAATTTCTGCTGTGCCACAAGATTTAAAATTTGGAGGTGAAGATTCTCTTGCTATTATCGGTGATAATTGTACAATTAGAGAATGTGTAACTATAAATAGAGGTACAATTGCTTCAGGTCAAACTGTTATTGGAAACAATTGTTTGGTAATGGCTTATGCGCACATTGCACACGACTGCGAAATTGGAAATAATGCTATTATAGTAAATGGTGTTGCTTTGGCAGGTCACGTAGTTGTTGGTAATCATGCTGTTATTGGAGGTTTAGCTGCTATCCATCAATTTATTCATATTGGAGATCATGCAATGATTTCTGGAGGATCGTTGGTTAGAAAAGACGTTCCGCCATATACTAAAGCTGCAAAAGAACCATTATCTTATGTTGGAATCAATTCTGTTGGTTTAAGAAGAAGGGGATTTACAACTGAAAAAATTAGAGAAATTCAGGAAATCTACAGAATTTTATACCAAAAAAATTACAATACAACTCAAGCTTTAAGTATTATTGAAGCTGAAATGGAAGCGACTCCTGAAAGAGATGAAATTTTAGATTTTATCAGAAATTCATCTCGAGGAATTATGAAAGGTTACTCAGGAAACTATTAA
- a CDS encoding UDP-3-O-(3-hydroxymyristoyl)glucosamine N-acyltransferase — MKFQKSHSLQEIANLLNCKFIGDKDFQVLGMNEIHVVEPGDIVFVDHPKYYDKALQSAATIVLINKEVECPEGKALLISDDPFRDFNILTRHFKPFQFANVAIAPSAEIGEGTVIQPNSFIGNNVKIGKNCLIHSNVSIYDHTVIGDNVIIHAGTILGADAFYYKKRPEGFDQLISGGRVVIEDNVGIGALCTIDKGVTGDTTIGAGTKLDNQVHVGHDTVIGKKCLIASQTGIAGCVIIEDEVTLWGQVGTTSGITIGTKAVVMGQTGVTKSVEGGKSYFGTPIEESREKLKQLANIKKIPEILSKLK, encoded by the coding sequence ATGAAATTTCAAAAGAGTCATTCTTTACAAGAAATTGCAAATTTGCTTAATTGCAAATTTATTGGTGACAAAGACTTTCAAGTTTTAGGCATGAACGAAATACATGTAGTTGAGCCTGGTGATATTGTTTTTGTTGACCACCCAAAATACTACGATAAAGCTCTACAGTCTGCGGCTACTATTGTTTTAATAAATAAGGAAGTAGAATGTCCAGAGGGCAAAGCACTTTTAATCTCCGATGATCCATTTAGAGATTTTAATATTCTAACCAGACATTTCAAACCTTTTCAGTTTGCGAATGTAGCAATCGCTCCTTCAGCAGAAATAGGAGAGGGTACAGTGATTCAACCAAATAGTTTTATTGGTAACAATGTTAAAATAGGAAAAAACTGTTTAATTCATTCTAACGTTTCTATTTACGATCATACTGTAATTGGCGACAATGTAATTATACATGCAGGAACAATTTTAGGAGCAGATGCTTTTTATTACAAAAAACGTCCCGAAGGTTTCGATCAGTTAATTTCTGGTGGAAGAGTTGTTATTGAAGACAATGTTGGGATTGGTGCGCTTTGTACGATTGACAAAGGTGTAACTGGAGATACAACTATTGGCGCAGGAACAAAGTTAGACAATCAAGTTCATGTTGGTCATGATACCGTTATTGGTAAAAAATGTTTAATAGCTTCACAAACTGGTATTGCTGGATGCGTAATTATTGAAGACGAAGTTACTCTTTGGGGTCAGGTAGGAACTACTAGTGGTATTACTATTGGAACAAAAGCTGTTGTAATGGGGCAAACCGGTGTTACTAAATCTGTTGAAGGAGGAAAATCATACTTTGGTACTCCGATAGAAGAGTCTAGAGAAAAATTGAAACAATTAGCCAATATTAAGAAGATTCCTGAAATTTTAAGTAAATTGAAGTAA
- a CDS encoding YeiH family protein: MKTKQHSASQLFEINHYLQQALFLAVILLSMFSIISPPIALLLGVVLVNVFGNPFAEFNSKAITFLLQFSVVGLGFGMNANSAISAGKEGFVLTICSIFSTLIFGFLLGKWLKTDKKTSHLISCGTAICGGSAIAAISPVIKSNENQTSIALGVIFILNSIALFVFPFIGHQLDLSQKDFGLWCAIAIHDTSSVVGAANKYGAEALQVATTVKLARALWIIPISILTIFLFKNKSRSVGTKIKIPYFIGLFILAMLLNTYFPSTAIFSAHLVGIAKIGLTITLFLIGATLNFTTLKEVGVKPLLQGVLLWIFIAVFALLSILYLS, translated from the coding sequence TTGAAAACAAAACAACATTCAGCATCACAATTATTCGAAATTAACCATTACTTGCAGCAAGCACTTTTTTTGGCTGTAATTCTGTTAAGTATGTTTTCAATTATTTCACCTCCGATAGCATTATTATTGGGAGTTGTACTTGTGAACGTTTTTGGAAACCCTTTTGCTGAATTTAATAGCAAAGCCATCACATTTTTATTGCAGTTTTCTGTTGTTGGTTTAGGATTTGGCATGAATGCAAATAGTGCAATATCAGCAGGAAAAGAAGGTTTTGTTCTGACAATTTGCTCTATTTTCAGCACTTTAATCTTTGGTTTCCTATTAGGAAAATGGTTGAAAACTGATAAAAAAACATCACATTTAATTTCTTGCGGAACAGCAATTTGCGGAGGAAGCGCCATTGCGGCAATTTCGCCAGTTATCAAATCAAATGAAAATCAGACTTCTATTGCTTTAGGAGTGATTTTTATATTGAATTCTATTGCTTTGTTTGTTTTTCCGTTCATCGGACATCAATTAGATTTATCTCAAAAAGATTTTGGTTTGTGGTGCGCCATTGCCATTCACGATACAAGTTCGGTTGTTGGAGCAGCAAACAAATACGGTGCTGAAGCTTTACAAGTTGCAACAACTGTAAAATTGGCAAGAGCTTTATGGATTATCCCAATTTCAATTTTGACAATTTTTCTTTTTAAAAATAAATCCCGAAGCGTCGGGACAAAAATAAAAATTCCATATTTTATTGGTTTGTTTATTTTGGCAATGCTTTTAAATACCTATTTTCCATCAACAGCCATTTTTTCAGCACATCTTGTAGGTATTGCTAAAATCGGATTAACGATTACGCTTTTTTTAATTGGAGCAACTTTAAATTTTACAACTTTAAAAGAAGTAGGAGTAAAGCCTTTATTGCAAGGCGTTTTACTTTGGATATTTATTGCTGTTTTTGCTTTATTATCAATTCTTTATCTAAGCTAA
- a CDS encoding zinc dependent phospholipase C family protein, translating into MKKIQMRPKLIAFGALIIGFIMLSWGNVGHERINKAAVMALPKQLQIFFYNHIDFITQEASVPDIRKYALNYKEEGPRHYFDMENFGPADTYPQTLEEAKQKYDAKFLSDNGILPWYIEDMMAKLTKAFKEKNRAEILFLSADLGHYIGDAHMPLHTSKNHDGQLTDQKGIHSLWESRLPELFVKNYKLNVPEAQYYGDVHKAIWDMINDTHTLAQPLLDIDKKLRTATPENKVFEMDAEGKVVKTKYNTAKFTDEYAGKLHAELNGMVESQMKKAIAATASFWYTAWVNAGKPDLSDLDSPAVTQRNFQFLQEDLKAYQKGNLFGMKNQND; encoded by the coding sequence ATGAAAAAAATCCAAATGAGACCAAAATTAATCGCTTTCGGAGCTTTGATTATTGGCTTTATTATGCTTTCATGGGGAAATGTTGGCCATGAGCGTATTAACAAAGCTGCTGTAATGGCTTTACCAAAACAATTACAGATATTTTTTTACAATCACATTGATTTTATCACGCAAGAAGCTTCGGTTCCAGATATCCGCAAGTATGCTTTAAATTATAAAGAAGAAGGTCCGAGACATTATTTTGATATGGAAAATTTTGGTCCTGCTGATACTTATCCACAAACTTTAGAAGAGGCAAAACAAAAATACGACGCTAAATTTTTAAGCGATAACGGAATTTTGCCTTGGTATATCGAAGACATGATGGCAAAGCTTACTAAAGCTTTTAAAGAAAAAAACAGAGCTGAAATTTTATTTCTTTCTGCAGATCTAGGACATTATATTGGTGATGCGCATATGCCATTGCACACTTCAAAAAATCATGATGGACAACTAACAGATCAAAAGGGAATTCACTCTTTATGGGAAAGCAGATTACCAGAATTATTCGTTAAAAACTATAAATTAAATGTTCCTGAGGCGCAATATTATGGAGATGTTCATAAAGCAATTTGGGACATGATTAATGACACTCACACCTTAGCGCAGCCTTTATTGGATATCGACAAAAAACTTAGAACTGCAACTCCTGAAAACAAAGTATTTGAAATGGATGCAGAAGGAAAAGTCGTTAAAACAAAATACAATACTGCTAAATTTACAGATGAATATGCTGGAAAATTACACGCAGAATTAAACGGAATGGTTGAAAGTCAAATGAAAAAAGCTATTGCTGCAACAGCAAGTTTTTGGTACACAGCGTGGGTAAATGCAGGAAAACCAGATTTAAGCGATTTAGATTCTCCAGCTGTTACACAAAGAAATTTCCAATTTTTGCAAGAAGATTTAAAAGCATATCAAAAAGGAAACTTATTTGGAATGAAGAATCAAAACGACTAA
- the fabG gene encoding 3-oxoacyl-[acyl-carrier-protein] reductase: MKLLEGKVAIITGASRGIGKGIAEVFAKHGANVAFTYSSSAASAEALEAELNSLGVKAKGYQSNAADFNEAQTFVDAVLADFGTVDILINNAGITKDNLLMRMSEADFDQVIDVNLKSVFNMTKAIQKTFLKQRAGSIINISSVVGVSGNAGQTNYAASKAGAIGFTKSVALELGSRNIRCNAIAPGFIETEMTAKLSEDVVKGWREGIPLKRGGTTEDVANACLFLASDMSAYITGQVLNVCGGMLT, from the coding sequence ATGAAATTACTAGAAGGAAAAGTTGCAATTATTACTGGTGCAAGCCGTGGAATTGGAAAAGGAATTGCTGAAGTTTTTGCTAAACATGGAGCAAATGTTGCTTTTACATATAGCTCATCTGCAGCATCTGCAGAAGCTTTAGAAGCAGAATTGAATAGTTTAGGAGTTAAAGCGAAAGGATACCAATCTAACGCAGCAGATTTTAACGAAGCTCAAACTTTTGTTGATGCTGTTTTGGCAGATTTTGGAACTGTAGATATCTTAATCAATAATGCCGGAATTACAAAAGACAATCTGTTAATGCGCATGTCTGAAGCAGATTTTGACCAAGTAATTGATGTGAATTTGAAATCGGTTTTTAATATGACAAAAGCGATTCAAAAAACTTTCTTAAAACAAAGAGCTGGTTCAATCATTAATATTAGTTCTGTGGTTGGAGTTTCTGGAAACGCTGGTCAAACAAACTACGCAGCTTCTAAAGCAGGTGCAATCGGATTTACAAAATCTGTAGCGCTTGAATTAGGTTCTCGTAACATTCGTTGCAACGCAATCGCTCCAGGTTTTATCGAAACTGAAATGACTGCAAAATTATCTGAAGATGTAGTAAAAGGATGGAGAGAAGGTATTCCGTTGAAACGTGGCGGAACTACAGAAGATGTAGCAAACGCTTGTCTTTTCTTAGCTTCAGATATGAGTGCATACATTACAGGACAAGTTCTTAATGTTTGCGGAGGAATGCTTACTTAA
- a CDS encoding LTA synthase family protein, with product MNLFKKLSPFYNLALLYFIVSFVLRIVLLFHPITQSSFTFSESLKIFGLGLISDLFVFIVSASFLWLYLIFISNSKYNKPYGYLILSGFIGLLIYVASGKSIFDEYGGALPKIVLIFISIKTFLFSILLFVPKKRDKIRFWLFAFVIFLYVLLILQNAISEFFFWNEFGVKYNFIAVNYLIYTNEVIGNIMQSYPVIPIFSALFIITGIITFFIIKKSKNYIEEIPTIGEKLKITAIYGALLLISIFAIPSLAKTENSKNIFVNELQANGIYKFYLAFQNNKLDYFKFYKTIPNNEAFALLKQQLPAISGQNTLREIKDDSIEKRKNVILITVESLSADFMKMYGNKENITPFLDSLAQKSLLFTNVYAAGNRTVRGLEAVTLCLPPTAGESVVKREDNKNKFSTGSVFLKKGYNVKFMYGGDAFFDNMQDFYSGNGYQIIDKSSFKPNEITFSNVWGVCDEDMYNKAIKIMNVEAKQNKPFFNHIMTVSNHRPFTYPNNKIDIPGDIKSRDGGVKYTDYALRQFFNQAKKQSWFNNTVFVIVADHCASSAGKTELPLDKYRIPALIYDPTSKPEKCNKLMSQIDIMPTLFGLLNFDYQSKFFGHDIFESDYKPRAFIATYQDLGLIKDNVLTILSPKQQIKQFQLELKPDANLSPEYQIHYNEIPLKAENKDLINETISYYQSASYVLKEKEYQLKDLSLTTKNAKLYAKLR from the coding sequence ATGAATCTTTTCAAAAAACTTTCACCATTTTACAATCTAGCCCTATTGTACTTTATTGTAAGTTTCGTCCTTCGAATAGTTCTTTTATTTCACCCGATAACTCAAAGTTCATTTACTTTTTCTGAAAGTTTGAAAATCTTTGGTTTAGGTTTAATTTCAGACCTTTTTGTATTTATTGTTTCTGCTTCTTTTTTATGGTTGTATCTAATTTTTATTTCTAACTCTAAGTACAATAAACCTTACGGATATTTAATTTTATCTGGTTTTATTGGTCTTTTAATTTATGTTGCATCAGGAAAAAGTATTTTTGATGAATATGGAGGCGCTTTACCAAAAATTGTACTAATCTTCATTTCAATCAAAACATTTTTATTTTCTATTTTACTTTTTGTTCCAAAAAAACGAGATAAAATTAGATTTTGGCTTTTTGCTTTTGTAATCTTTTTGTATGTTTTATTGATTCTTCAAAATGCTATAAGTGAGTTTTTCTTTTGGAATGAATTTGGAGTAAAATATAACTTTATTGCTGTTAATTACCTGATTTACACAAACGAAGTTATTGGTAATATAATGCAATCTTATCCTGTTATTCCAATCTTTTCTGCATTATTTATCATTACTGGAATTATTACTTTTTTCATTATAAAAAAATCAAAAAACTATATTGAAGAAATTCCAACAATTGGAGAAAAGCTAAAAATCACAGCAATTTATGGCGCATTACTTTTAATTTCAATATTTGCAATTCCTTCATTAGCGAAAACAGAAAATTCAAAAAATATTTTTGTGAATGAATTGCAGGCAAACGGTATTTATAAATTCTATTTGGCTTTTCAAAATAACAAATTGGATTATTTTAAATTTTACAAAACAATCCCAAACAACGAAGCTTTTGCACTTTTAAAACAGCAATTACCCGCGATTTCTGGTCAAAACACTTTACGTGAAATAAAAGATGATTCTATCGAAAAACGAAAAAATGTAATTCTAATTACAGTTGAAAGTTTAAGTGCAGATTTCATGAAAATGTATGGAAACAAAGAAAATATTACGCCATTTCTGGATAGTTTAGCACAAAAAAGTTTGTTGTTTACCAATGTATATGCTGCCGGAAACCGTACCGTTCGCGGACTAGAAGCGGTTACTTTGTGTTTGCCTCCAACTGCTGGTGAAAGTGTTGTAAAAAGAGAAGACAATAAAAATAAATTTTCTACAGGATCTGTTTTTCTAAAAAAAGGTTACAATGTGAAATTTATGTACGGCGGAGATGCTTTTTTTGACAACATGCAGGACTTTTATTCTGGAAACGGTTATCAAATTATAGACAAATCAAGTTTTAAACCAAATGAAATTACATTTTCTAATGTTTGGGGAGTTTGTGATGAAGACATGTACAACAAAGCAATCAAAATTATGAACGTTGAAGCGAAGCAAAATAAGCCTTTTTTCAATCATATAATGACGGTTAGCAACCACAGACCTTTTACTTATCCTAACAATAAAATCGATATTCCTGGTGACATTAAATCTCGTGACGGCGGCGTAAAATATACTGATTATGCTTTGCGCCAATTCTTTAATCAAGCCAAAAAACAATCTTGGTTCAATAATACTGTATTTGTAATTGTTGCAGATCATTGCGCCTCAAGTGCAGGAAAAACAGAACTTCCATTAGATAAATATCGAATTCCAGCTTTAATTTACGATCCGACTTCTAAACCTGAAAAATGCAATAAATTAATGTCGCAGATTGATATTATGCCAACTTTATTCGGATTATTAAATTTTGATTATCAAAGTAAGTTTTTTGGTCATGATATTTTTGAATCAGATTATAAACCAAGAGCTTTTATTGCAACTTATCAGGATTTAGGATTGATAAAAGATAATGTTTTGACGATCTTATCTCCGAAACAGCAAATCAAACAATTTCAATTAGAATTAAAACCCGATGCCAATCTTTCTCCTGAATATCAAATTCATTACAACGAAATTCCGTTGAAAGCTGAAAACAAAGATCTAATAAATGAAACTATTTCTTATTATCAATCAGCTTCTTATGTACTAAAAGAAAAAGAATATCAACTTAAAGATTTAAGTTTGACAACCAAAAATGCTAAGTTATACGCGAAACTTCGTTAA
- the sucD gene encoding succinate--CoA ligase subunit alpha: protein MSVLVNKDSKIIVQGFTGSEGTFHASQMIEYGTNVVGGVTPGKGGTSHLDRPVFNTVKDAVDQAGADTSIIFVPPAFAADAIMEAADAGIKVIIAITEGIPVADMIKANNYVKERNSRLIGPNCPGVITPGEAKVGIMPGFVFKKGTVGIVSKSGTLTYEAADQVVKQGLGITTAIGIGGDPIIGTTTKEAVELLMNDPETEVIIMIGEIGGQLEADAARWVKADGNRKPVIGFIAGETAPAGRTMGHAGAIVGGSDDTAAAKKQIMRDNGIHVVDSPAEIGKKVKEVLG from the coding sequence ATGAGTGTTTTAGTTAATAAAGATTCCAAAATAATTGTTCAGGGATTTACAGGAAGCGAAGGAACTTTCCACGCTTCTCAAATGATTGAGTACGGTACTAATGTTGTTGGTGGTGTTACTCCAGGAAAAGGAGGGACTAGCCATTTAGATCGTCCGGTTTTTAATACAGTAAAAGATGCTGTTGATCAAGCTGGAGCTGATACTTCTATCATTTTTGTTCCGCCAGCTTTTGCTGCTGATGCAATTATGGAAGCTGCTGATGCTGGAATTAAAGTAATTATTGCTATTACAGAAGGAATTCCTGTAGCAGACATGATTAAAGCAAATAATTATGTTAAAGAAAGAAATTCAAGATTAATCGGTCCTAACTGTCCAGGTGTTATTACTCCAGGTGAAGCTAAAGTTGGTATTATGCCAGGTTTCGTTTTCAAAAAAGGAACTGTTGGAATCGTTTCTAAATCAGGAACTTTAACTTACGAAGCTGCTGACCAAGTTGTAAAACAAGGTTTAGGAATTACTACAGCTATCGGAATTGGTGGAGATCCAATTATTGGAACTACTACTAAAGAAGCTGTTGAATTGTTAATGAATGATCCAGAAACTGAAGTAATCATTATGATTGGTGAAATTGGAGGTCAATTAGAAGCTGATGCTGCAAGATGGGTAAAAGCTGATGGTAACCGTAAACCAGTTATTGGTTTTATCGCTGGAGAAACAGCTCCTGCTGGTAGAACAATGGGTCACGCAGGTGCTATTGTTGGCGGTTCTGATGATACAGCTGCTGCTAAAAAACAAATCATGAGAGACAACGGAATTCACGTTGTTGATTCACCAGCTGAAATTGGTAAAAAAGTAAAAGAAGTACTTGGATAA
- a CDS encoding nuclear transport factor 2 family protein: MSIKEFVQKFYKSDALIDSEILKTYLHPDVILEWNSSKGFIQMDYDSIVEMANDLSRAYVRSKVRISHIISENDLVSVRYSHFVKTIENPREEMLLAHFSTIWQIKDDKLYRGYQMSQFS, encoded by the coding sequence ATGTCTATCAAAGAGTTTGTTCAGAAATTTTATAAGTCAGATGCCTTAATCGATAGTGAAATTTTAAAAACATATCTGCATCCCGACGTTATACTAGAATGGAATAGCAGTAAAGGTTTCATTCAGATGGATTATGATTCGATAGTAGAAATGGCAAATGACCTTAGTCGTGCATATGTGCGCTCGAAGGTAAGAATTAGCCATATTATTAGTGAAAATGATTTAGTATCAGTACGTTACTCTCATTTTGTAAAAACTATCGAAAATCCAAGAGAAGAAATGCTTTTAGCTCATTTTTCAACCATTTGGCAGATTAAAGATGATAAACTTTACAGGGGTTATCAGATGAGTCAATTTTCTTAA
- a CDS encoding LysR family transcriptional regulator codes for MDFRLKVFYTVALRLNFTKAATELYVTQPAVSKHIHELEETYKTKLFERNGSKIALTPAGKILLKYTKSIFDLYREIDFEMSSFNKERQGLLRLGASTTISQYIISPVLANFHQKQKDIKVNLLNGNTEQIENALINKEIEIGIVEGQSKNQSIKYIPFLKDELVLVCNSKNPFVNQNEISLNDLKSMKFITRERGSGTLEVIEFALKKAGLKFSDLQIEMQLGSTESIKSYLLNSDCFAFMSIHAVSKELKNNELIVLDVESLSIERSFYIITLQGKSDSLSELFIQNIASHYNLKL; via the coding sequence ATGGACTTCAGGCTAAAAGTTTTCTACACCGTTGCGCTCCGCCTTAATTTTACTAAAGCGGCAACAGAATTGTATGTTACACAGCCGGCGGTTTCTAAACATATTCACGAGTTAGAAGAAACTTATAAAACCAAACTTTTTGAGCGAAACGGTTCTAAAATCGCTTTGACTCCAGCAGGAAAAATTCTTTTAAAATATACCAAAAGTATTTTTGATCTTTATCGTGAAATAGATTTTGAAATGAGTTCTTTCAACAAAGAACGCCAAGGTTTATTGAGATTGGGAGCGAGTACAACGATTTCACAATATATTATTTCTCCAGTTTTGGCGAATTTTCATCAAAAGCAAAAAGACATAAAAGTCAATTTGCTGAATGGAAATACAGAACAAATCGAAAATGCTTTAATCAACAAAGAAATCGAAATCGGAATTGTTGAAGGACAATCTAAGAATCAGTCGATAAAATATATTCCGTTTTTAAAAGACGAGTTGGTTTTGGTTTGCAACAGTAAAAATCCTTTCGTAAACCAAAATGAAATTTCATTAAACGATTTAAAATCAATGAAATTCATCACACGAGAACGCGGATCTGGAACACTTGAAGTTATAGAATTTGCATTAAAAAAAGCTGGATTAAAATTTTCAGATTTACAAATCGAAATGCAATTAGGAAGTACAGAAAGTATAAAATCTTATTTACTTAATTCTGATTGTTTTGCGTTTATGTCAATTCACGCTGTAAGTAAGGAATTGAAAAATAACGAATTAATTGTTTTAGATGTGGAAAGTTTATCAATTGAAAGATCTTTCTATATTATAACTTTACAAGGAAAATCTGATTCATTGTCAGAACTTTTTATTCAAAATATAGCAAGTCATTATAACTTGAAGTTATAG